A window of Coprobacter tertius genomic DNA:
ATAGAATCAACGTTCCCGGTTGATAAGGAGGCAAGTTCTCATTTTTGTCCTGTCTTGCAAAAATACCATGAACAAATGCCGATGAAAAAAAGGATTTATTATCAGGTTGTCGGCTCCATGAATCATAAACAACACACTTACCCACTTTATTGCCAGGACTTAATAATCTACTTTTCCCCCACTCCACATCATAAACTCGGTCATACTCTTTTACTAAGTAGCGATATTCAACCGGTAAATCTCCCACAGACGTTTCCAGTTCATAAGTCCACTTACCATTTCCATTATACCGCATGGCAACAGCCTCTTCCTCTTTAAATTCGCCTAAAGACGGTAAATTTCCTGAAATATACAGTATCTGTCCCCAAAAAGTATGATATTCGATATTAAAAATAATTTTCATAACGGGTATTTTTATTGATTATAACACTATACTTTCTTCAGCGGTTATAGTTTATACCATGAAGATACGATTTTTTCAAACTTTTAATTACAAAAACAAATTAAATAATCTGACATTTTCGTTCCCTTCAAACAAAAAAAGGCGAACATTGGTTCGCCTTTTCCATATTATGAACAGTTGTTCTTAAAATTATCCACATTTCGAAGTACCGCAAGATGTACATATCAGACATCCTTCCTGATATATAAGAGTTTCCTGCCCACAATTAGGACACTTTTGTCCGCTAGCTTTGGTACCGTTAGGAAGATATTTTTTCAACGCTCTCTCAACCCCATTTTTCCAAGTATTAATAGACTGACTATCAAGTTCGAGACCAGAAACAAGTTTCAGTACTTGATCAATAGGCATCCCATATCTTAATACTCCCGAAATGAGTTTAGCATAATTCCAGTATTCAGGATTAAATTTATCAGACAAACCTTCGATTGTCGTTTTATATCCTCTCTTATTAATAAACTGAAAATCATACCGTTTATTTCCATCTTCATCTACAGCTTTTATGATTTTCCCCTTTACGATATTCTTGGGAATCAAGATTCCATCCTCATCATCGGCCAAACCGGTAAATATTTCATAAGGATTTCCGTCTTTCAATCCGATAAAAGCAATCCATTTTTCTTTATTATTCTGAAAACGTACGACGTCAGCTTCAAGTTCTGTCGGGCGTTTAGGATCGATATGTACGATATTTCCATCTTTTTTATCATCGCTTTTCGCAGAAATCAATACCCCCGAACGTGATCCGTCGCGATATACCGTGCAACCTTTACAACCGCACTTCCATGCCTCGACATATAATTTTCCGACAAGCTCTTCGGTTACGTCTGACGGTAAATTAATCGTAACACTGATAGAATGATCTACCCATTTCTGTACACGACCTTGCATCTTGACTTTCTGCATCCAATCTACATCATTTGAGGTCGCCTTATAATATGGTGATTTCGATACTAATTCATCGATTTCATCTTGAGTATAATTATTTTTTATTTCATATCCCTGGGTTTTCATCCAGGTAACGAATTTATGATGAAATACCACGTATTCTTCAAAAGCATCTCCCGATTCATCGACAAAATCGACTCTCACTTTAGGATCATTCGGATTTACTTTACGACGACGACGATACACTGGCATAAATACGGGTTCGATACCAGAAGTAGTTTGAGTCATCAAACTTGTCGTACCGGTAGGCGCAATCGTAAGGCAAGCTATATTACGCCGCCCGTATTTCACCATATCCTCATATAACTGGGGATCGGCCTCTTTTATCCGCAGCATAAAAGGATTATTTTTTTCTCTTGCAGCATCGTATATTTCAAAAGCGCCTCGTTCTTTAGCCATTTCTACAGAAGAACGATAAGCCGCTAAAGCCAATGATTTATGCACAAATTCAGAAAAATCGGATGCCTTTTCGGTCCCATACTGTAAACCTAATGCCGCCAGCATATCTCCTTCAGCTGTCGTTCCTACACCGGTACGCCGTCCCATCAATGTTTTAGTTCTTATTTTCTCCCATAAATACCGCTCAGTCTGTTTAACCTCCTCAATTTCGGGATCAGAACCAATTTTTTCAAGAATCTTATCGATCTTCTCCATTTCGAGATCAATTATATCATCCATAATCCGTTGTGCAAGTATTACATGTTCACGGAATAAATCGAAATCGAAATATGCATCTTTTGTAAATGGCTTAACTACATAGGAATAAAGATTTATCGCCAACAAACGACAACTATCATAAGGGCACAAAGGAATTTCGCCACAAGGATTGGTTGAAACCGTACGGAAACCTAAATCATCATAGCAATCAGGTAGAGATTCCCGAATGATCGTGTCCCAGAAAAGAACCCCGGGTTCAGCCGATTTCCATGCATTATGTACGATTTTTTTCCATATCTTCTGGGCATCTACACTCTTGGTAACCTTCGGATTTTTAGCATTTACCGGGTATTGTTGTAAAAAAGGTTCTCCCGATACCGCCGCTTTCATAAAATCATCACTGATTTTCACAGAAACATTGGCACCGGTCACTTTTCCTTCAGCCATTTTAGCATCGATAAATGCTTCAGAATCAGGATGTTTTATAGAGACACTTAACATTAAAGCACCTCTACGGCCATCTTGCGCCACCTCCCTTGTAGAATTGGAATATCTTTCCATAAAAGGAACAAGGCCCGTTGAAGTAAGTGCGGAATTTTTTACCGGAGTACCCTTAGGACGAATATGTGAAAGGTCATGACCTACGCCCCCCCTTCTTTTCATCAATTGTACCTGTTCTTCATCGATCTTAATAATACCACCATACGAATCGGCAGAACCATCCATCCCGATAACAAAACAATTCGATAAAGAACCGATCTGAAAATTATTTCCTATACCGCTCATCGGGCTTCCCTGAGGAACAACATATTGAAAATTCTCAAAGAGACTCATAAGCTTTTCCTCGGACAAAGGATTTTTATATTTTTCCTCTATCCGGGCAATTTCTTTTGCCAGTCTCCGGTGCATATCACCGGGATTCAATTCATAAATATGTCCGAAAGAATCTTTCAAAGCATATTTATTTACCCACACACGTGCTGCTAATTCATCTCCGTCAAAATATTTCAAAGATGATTCGAAAGCCTCGTCATAAGTATAAATTTTTTGTTCCACAGTAAAATATAAGTTTTTGTGTTTTTAAATTTAATAAAATAAAATGGTATTCGATCTTGATTAAAAAATTTGATTTTGCAAGTTTAGACAAAACATTTTGTTTACACAAACAAATAACAAAATATTTATCAACAATCACAAAGTTATCCGGTTTAAAACACTATATTATTATATATCAAATAATTAACAAAATAAAAAATCAAAAATGTTTTACTTTTTAATTTTTCAATAAAACTTTTACACAAATAGAACGGATACATTACAAGTGTAATAAAAAAGGATTAAAAAAAAATATGAAAGAACGAATTATTTAAACGATAATAGATATAACAGAATATGATTATATTTGTAATAAAAAAGGACTATGATAACCGAAGATTTGAAAATGCGCCGTACCATTCGGAAATATAAAAATGAAGAAATTCCTGAAGGGTTATTAAACGAATTACTGGAAACTGCTTTCAGAACATCCACTACTGGAAATATGCAGCTTTACAGCGTAATCATTACTCGAGACAATGATAACAAGCAAAAACTGGCTCCTGCTCATTTCAACCAGCCAACAGTTACAACAGCTCCGGTAGTACTTACGTTCTGTGCAGATTTCAACCGTTTTATAAAATGGTGTGAACTACGCAATGCAAAGCCTGGTTATGATAATTTTCAATCTTTCTTTACGGCTGCAATCGATGCGATGATTGTCGCTCAACAATTTTGTACTGCGGCGGAATTATGCGGTTTGGGAATCTGCTATTTAGGGACGACCACTTATAACGCACCACAAATTATCGAAGTTTTAAACCTTCCGAAATATGTCATACCTGTAACCACTATTACTGTAGGCTATCCAGAGATTATTCCTCCACAAGTAGAAAGATTGCCTTTAGAAGCAAATATACATTACGAGACATACAAAGATTATACTCCTGAAGATATCGATCGTTTATATTATGAAAAAGAATCATTATCTGAAAACCGACAATTCATTACCGAAAATAACAAGGAAACATTAGCGCAGGTATTTACAGATGTAAGATATCCTAAAGCTAATAACGAACACTTTTCTGAAGTTTTCCTCGATATTATAAAAAAACAAGGATTTAAATTCTGAAAATAATAAAAAGGCCGGGATCTTGGATCCCGGCCTTTTTATTATTTTCAGCTATATCTCATTTTTTCAACAACTCTTCTATTTCCGCAACATTAGCTCGTAAAGCTTTGTCGATGCCAATCTGCTCACTTATGGTTTTACAAGCATGTAACACAGTAGCATGATCTCTTTTACCAATTGTGGTACCTATATATGATAAAGAACTATCGGTATATTTTTTTGCAAGATACATAGATATTTGACGAGCTTGCACAATTTCACGTTTACGAGACTTTGCTTGAAGTAATTTCGGGTCCATATCATAAAAGTCACAAACCGTTTGCTTTATACTTTCTATCGTAATTTGTTTCTTCTCTACTTGCACGCAAGTACTTAACACTCTTTCAGCCAAATCGATCGTAATATCACGATTAAATATAGTAGCATGAGCCATTAATGATACGATGACACCCTCAAGATCTCGAACATTGTCGGTTATATTGCGAGATATATATTCTATCACTTCATCGGGAATTGCTAATCCATCATGACGAACTTTATTTAATAATATATTCTTACGCAATTCATAATCAGGGCGCTCTACCTTAGCCGTCAATCCCCACTTAAAACGGGTAAGTAATCGGGGAACCATACCCTCTAATGATACGGGAGGCCTATCGGAAGTAAGTACCAACTGCTTATTATTTTGATGCAGGTGATTAAATATATGGAAAAAAGTATTTTGAGTCTGTATTTTATTGGCCAGTTCCTGAATATCGTCTATCAACAACACATCTATGCTCTGATAGAAATTTATAAAATCATTGACTTTATGATTCAGAACGGCATTTGTATACTGCACCTGAAAAAGATGAGAAGAAATATACAATACGCGAGCCGACGGATTACGCTCTTTAATACGTACCCCTATCGCTTGCACCAAATGAGTTTTACCTACACCTGATTCACCAAAAAGAAAGAACGGATTAAATGCATTTTTACCGGGCTTATCAGCAATGGTTTCTCCTGCCGTACGGGCTAACTGATTGCTGGGACTCAAACAATAATTTTCAAAATTATAATTCGGATTTAACTGAGAATCGAGTTCTTCGTAAACATGTTGCTTAAAAGGATCGGGAACTTCTTCGGCCGGTTTCATTTTCTTATGGTCAAAATTCAACGGCTTGGCCGCCCCATCGATCTGTACCGTAGTTTGTGTTTTACTTACAACAGTAACTTTATATTTCAATTGTACTCCAGGGCCAAAAACACGATATAACACATGTAGCAACAAATTACGGAATTGTTGCTCCAGATGTTCATAGAAAAAGTGAGTAGGTACCTGTATTACAAATACATTATTTTCGAAACTATCCGGAACGATGGGAACAAACCAATTTTTGTACATCTCATCCGTTACATTGTCTTTAATAAT
This region includes:
- a CDS encoding adenosylcobalamin-dependent ribonucleoside-diphosphate reductase, whose translation is MEQKIYTYDEAFESSLKYFDGDELAARVWVNKYALKDSFGHIYELNPGDMHRRLAKEIARIEEKYKNPLSEEKLMSLFENFQYVVPQGSPMSGIGNNFQIGSLSNCFVIGMDGSADSYGGIIKIDEEQVQLMKRRGGVGHDLSHIRPKGTPVKNSALTSTGLVPFMERYSNSTREVAQDGRRGALMLSVSIKHPDSEAFIDAKMAEGKVTGANVSVKISDDFMKAAVSGEPFLQQYPVNAKNPKVTKSVDAQKIWKKIVHNAWKSAEPGVLFWDTIIRESLPDCYDDLGFRTVSTNPCGEIPLCPYDSCRLLAINLYSYVVKPFTKDAYFDFDLFREHVILAQRIMDDIIDLEMEKIDKILEKIGSDPEIEEVKQTERYLWEKIRTKTLMGRRTGVGTTAEGDMLAALGLQYGTEKASDFSEFVHKSLALAAYRSSVEMAKERGAFEIYDAAREKNNPFMLRIKEADPQLYEDMVKYGRRNIACLTIAPTGTTSLMTQTTSGIEPVFMPVYRRRRKVNPNDPKVRVDFVDESGDAFEEYVVFHHKFVTWMKTQGYEIKNNYTQDEIDELVSKSPYYKATSNDVDWMQKVKMQGRVQKWVDHSISVTINLPSDVTEELVGKLYVEAWKCGCKGCTVYRDGSRSGVLISAKSDDKKDGNIVHIDPKRPTELEADVVRFQNNKEKWIAFIGLKDGNPYEIFTGLADDEDGILIPKNIVKGKIIKAVDEDGNKRYDFQFINKRGYKTTIEGLSDKFNPEYWNYAKLISGVLRYGMPIDQVLKLVSGLELDSQSINTWKNGVERALKKYLPNGTKASGQKCPNCGQETLIYQEGCLICTSCGTSKCG
- a CDS encoding nitroreductase family protein: MITEDLKMRRTIRKYKNEEIPEGLLNELLETAFRTSTTGNMQLYSVIITRDNDNKQKLAPAHFNQPTVTTAPVVLTFCADFNRFIKWCELRNAKPGYDNFQSFFTAAIDAMIVAQQFCTAAELCGLGICYLGTTTYNAPQIIEVLNLPKYVIPVTTITVGYPEIIPPQVERLPLEANIHYETYKDYTPEDIDRLYYEKESLSENRQFITENNKETLAQVFTDVRYPKANNEHFSEVFLDIIKKQGFKF
- the dnaA gene encoding chromosomal replication initiator protein DnaA; this translates as MSSDHVTLWDRCLSIIKDNVTDEMYKNWFVPIVPDSFENNVFVIQVPTHFFYEHLEQQFRNLLLHVLYRVFGPGVQLKYKVTVVSKTQTTVQIDGAAKPLNFDHKKMKPAEEVPDPFKQHVYEELDSQLNPNYNFENYCLSPSNQLARTAGETIADKPGKNAFNPFFLFGESGVGKTHLVQAIGVRIKERNPSARVLYISSHLFQVQYTNAVLNHKVNDFINFYQSIDVLLIDDIQELANKIQTQNTFFHIFNHLHQNNKQLVLTSDRPPVSLEGMVPRLLTRFKWGLTAKVERPDYELRKNILLNKVRHDGLAIPDEVIEYISRNITDNVRDLEGVIVSLMAHATIFNRDITIDLAERVLSTCVQVEKKQITIESIKQTVCDFYDMDPKLLQAKSRKREIVQARQISMYLAKKYTDSSLSYIGTTIGKRDHATVLHACKTISEQIGIDKALRANVAEIEELLKK